One Selenomonadales bacterium genomic window, TATAATATAATTACTGATAATGGCTGCTCGTTCCAACAAGGCTTAAGGCGGGTGGGTAATGTGAAGCAAACCGATATCCTAAAGCACCTTACGGACCTCTTTATGCAGATTGGCGCTAGGGCTGTGGCCGAGCCTCTCGCGCGATCTTCGGCTGACCTGACAAACAGCCAGTTACTAGCATTGCGCTACATTCTCTTGCACCCTGATTGCTCATTGACTGCGCTTGCTAAAGGTTTGGCTATCTCTAATCCTGCGACCACGAAAGTTATGGACAGACTTGAACGCAAGGGTTTGGTAGTGCGTGCCCAAGGCGCGGACCGACGGCAGACGATAGCATTGCTCACGCCTGCCGGGCGAGTCGAGGTGCAGAGGTACCTCAAACTCCAGATGGACGCTTTTGCCGAGCTTTTTGTCGCTATGACGCCTTCCGAGCGCGACTCGCTGCAAAAAGGGTTAGAGGCGCTCTCTGCTGCGGCCGTGCGGCAGTGGCCGGGGTGGCAGCAGCTGTGTTTACGTTGCGGTACAGGCTGTGCAGAAGCGGACTGCCCCCTTTTTCGTTACCGCGGGGCGTGACGCGCGCTAAGCGAGACCCCTGCCCGGCGTAAGCTATGGTAGAGCGACAGCGCAATTACCGCATCGACTACATGATGTAATAAAGTTCCTACCCCAACCAGCACCAATGCTGCCTGTAGCGTATACCCAAAGGGTATAACCACCAGCGCTTCGCCCAGCGCATGGACAGGAGCGGTAACTGCGAAAACTTGCCAAGGCTTAGCGCCGCGCTGATACAGGAGTGCGCCAAGGACGCCAAAAACTATGTGAATGGATGCCCGCGCCGCAATTACCGGGGTTAATGTAATCAGGAACCCCAAGGTTGACCCAATGCCTACCGCGGCGGCTACGCTGGGGCTCACGAACATGGCCAGCATTACGGCTACGTGGCTACCCAGTGTTGCGCTAAAGGGTGGAATGACAATCTGCAGGAAGCCCCGAAAAGCTAGCGGTATCAGGAGAGAGATTGCCGTCAGCAGTGCACCATAGAGGAGTTCTCGCGTCGTGGGTCTTATCAACTAGACAGCCCCCTTTACAAGTGTATATACACTTGTTTTTTTGTAGTATACTATACTCTAGGGGTACCCGCAACCATATCGAGGAGAGGTGCCGCATGACCAATGAAGAGAGACGTGCCGCTATATTACGGGCGCTGTTCGAATGTAGACGCCCCATTACGGGAGGGCAATTAAGCGATACATTTGGTGTGACGCGACAGGTGATTGTGTCTGACATAGCGATTCTACGCGCTCGCAATGTCCCGATTGTCGCCACGACACAAGGGTATGTAATTTTGCCGGTGTCACCCACAGCAGTTGTGCGGCAGACAATTGCCTCGCATCATGGCGCTGACGCCGAAGAGCTAGCGGCGGAGTTGTATACTATTGTAGACAACGGCGGCATGGTGCTTGATGTCACCGTTGAGCATCCCGTGTACGGTGAGATAACCGGAACACTGCGGCTCTCCTCGCGCGCGGACGTTGACGGGTTTATCGCGAAACTCAGAGAGGCCCGCGCCGAGCCTCTGCTGGTACTTACGGGGGGCCTACACCTGCACACTATCGAGGCGAGAGACGAAAAGATTATCGAACGCGTGTTGAACGCACTTGCGGCTAAAGGCTACCTCGCCGACGAACGACACATGCAGGAAAGCGCGGCGATGAGTCGAAAGTAATTACTGACACAGCGAGGGAGGGAATAAGCATGTCTAATGAAGACAGCGGTTTGACAGGTCAACTGGCGATACAAGACGGCAAACTGGTCGTTTGGCCGCCTGCCGAAGGCGAACCTTTCCCTGTACTCGTTCCTCACGCCGGCGTAGAGCTTCTTGTCAACGGTCGCCTTTGCACCGCCGCTACGGAAATTAAGCCGCAGGACATAGTCGCGATAACGCCGCTTGAGGAACTAAAAAAAGGGAGTTGCGTGATAACCGTCAGCGGGGACGGTTTGACGGCTACGGCGCGTATTGTACCGGGTACTAGGACTAAGAGAATTTTACGGGATATACCGCCTGCCGCGCACTTGGTGTTAGCGGTAGACGAGACTACTACACCCGTGCCTGCCGTCAGCATAGAAGAGCTCCGCACGCGCTTGCGCGCCGAGGGGGTGGTGTTTGGTATACAGCTTGGAGTTTTGGTGCGTGCCGCGAATGCGCTCACAGAAAACGACTTTCTGGTAGCGGAAGGAGTGGCCCCGCTGCCGGGGACAGATGCTAAGCTAGACGTGTTTTTTACCGCCGAGGCGCGTGTAGCTTTGGTGGCAGGCGAGGATGACAAAGTAGATTTTAGAGAGCGCTTCGAGTTTACCGACGTGGTCCCGGGGCA contains:
- a CDS encoding transcription repressor NadR yields the protein MTNEERRAAILRALFECRRPITGGQLSDTFGVTRQVIVSDIAILRARNVPIVATTQGYVILPVSPTAVVRQTIASHHGADAEELAAELYTIVDNGGMVLDVTVEHPVYGEITGTLRLSSRADVDGFIAKLREARAEPLLVLTGGLHLHTIEARDEKIIERVLNALAAKGYLADERHMQESAAMSRK
- a CDS encoding MarR family transcriptional regulator, which gives rise to MKQTDILKHLTDLFMQIGARAVAEPLARSSADLTNSQLLALRYILLHPDCSLTALAKGLAISNPATTKVMDRLERKGLVVRAQGADRRQTIALLTPAGRVEVQRYLKLQMDAFAELFVAMTPSERDSLQKGLEALSAAAVRQWPGWQQLCLRCGTGCAEADCPLFRYRGA